Genomic DNA from Emys orbicularis isolate rEmyOrb1 chromosome 18, rEmyOrb1.hap1, whole genome shotgun sequence:
CAACTTTATAGGTCTTGCAATATAGGGGGAGATAGTTTATGCATTCTTTCTGATAGAATAGAGATTTCTCCCTAAATAAGCACAATTTAGTTAGGTCTAGTAGCATTTTACTTTGCACTACATAAATGGCTACACAAGCTGCAGGGCAACAGTTTGTCTACAGTTTTAGCACTAATGTAACTAAATTGCTTAAAAGATGGAGTTATTTAAAATGGATGCGAAAAAATGAAATGGACTAGGGCAGTAGTTCCAACCCAACTGTCATTGAACAAAATGAGTTGGTTCAGTCTTTTAAGGAGTGCCTCTCCCCACTGTGGAATACCACTCAAGAGAATAACCTTACTCTATAGCACTAATTCTCTAGCACCACAAAATACATACGTGATGCTATGACAGGCTAAAACAATCTTTTTCCCATAAGAGTGAGGACCCCCATCCTGAGAACCCATTATTAGGAGAAGACAATTATACAATGATTTAGTACTAAAATTGTTCTATACAGGTTTTAAAATATCCATTTAAATGAGGTTAGTTTATATGGCATTCTACTTTTTAAAGTAATTGTATAAATGCTAATTATTGCTAGAAGAGGTTTCATCACACTTTGCCACTTGCTATTCTGGTTAATTCTAGATGTAAATTTTAGGCAGTTGATACTTTTAAATCAAAACAGGTTGCATTTTATTAGCTcacatatttgaaaatataaacagCATAGATTGGAGGTTGTATGTCACTGAAATTCCACATGCAAAGTAACCACTTCCTTCTGAGATGTAATTTAGCAGAGTAAGATTCTTGTGTTTGAAGAGAGTACAATCAGCCTGAATGTGTAATTGAAACAGATTTAACATCTCAACTGAGAAAGCTATTACCAAGTGGATTATAAACATTAACCTCTGATCATTTAATTTGAGTTTGCATGGTCTTTTCAGTGATCTGATTTATTAGAGATCAGAGATATGTGGTATCTCGTTTACATCACTAATGAGAGTGTTTAAATCTGCACATTTCTTTATTATTAGAGCATCAGGTGGTTTTTTTGGTGCAAGAGGGAACATTTAAAGACTCCATTAATGTAACATACAAGGAATGTAACCACAACCCATTCCTATGGAGATATCAAACTAAGAGAAACAATGTGCAGATTACAGTAATGACTGCCAATTTATAGTGATGATTGATAGGCAGTCTGACAGCAACTTATTGATAGTATCAGATAATTTATGCTAAATTACACCTAAATTAAACACTTTTTCCAGATATGAAAACTATCTAACAATTTAAATTCAGGTTAAATCCATACAGCCATGAGGTTATTTTGCAGTACAGCAACAGAGAGTCTTGCAATACAGATATTCTGACCACATATCAACAAGTGTTAAATTATTAACTACAGACAAAAGAAATTGATAATATATGGGAAAATGAGCAAGAAAAATCAGAAACATGTTCTGTTCAGTGAAGACCATTAGTCCCTTTGTGTACACATTTAGTTTTATTGTAACAAAGCAACTTGTACACTTTAACGTTTAAAACTGAGcatctttctttcctttccagtgaaccaaaaaaaaaaaaaaaaaaaaaaaaaaaaaaaagaatttaaaaataaacaagaacAAAATTACAATAGAGAATGTCAATTCCAAATAAGATCCTACAGGTTCTGCTGATTCTCCATCAAGTGGCAGGGCTCAAAGTCATCATTAGgagaagattttattttaaaagtgtcatCTTAAACTGCAAGGATGTTTGTTAAACATCACAATAAACATGCCAAAGGAGAAGAAGCCATGTTGTCAAAATGCCCACTTAACCCACCCAAACATCTGAAACCCACCCTTGCTGACCTTCTATACcccattttttttagttttttaattttttttaaacaagagaaAGTAGACAGACATGTTGGTAAATGCTAACTGTCCATATTCACATAGAGACACTGTAATCTCTGAGCCCAATATacagagaaagaaggaaaaaagctaGAATCTATGCACTACTACACAGGGGCCTAGCACTCTTCAGCTTCCAGCAGAGTGAAGGGAGCAgaaggttttcttttttcccacAGAACATGGTGTGTTGATTCCAtaaacagtttttgttttgaGACAGAAAGGGATAAAAATGAACTTGGAACAGAAACTGGTAGAGATTTTATTTTCCACTGTATTCTGCTCAGGGtattttccccaaaataaaatgGTGCACCATGGTGTAGAGGAGAGAAAAAGAGACCTCAAGAGAACAAGGTGACTGAGCACaagggtgggggaaaaaaaaaaaaaaaaaaaagacagcaacTTGCTCCCAGGGACtggagaaaaattaaaaaggtaaGAAAAGGAGGGGTGGGTGTTGGAATCCATCAGTGTTTAATTAGTCATCTTCTCCTTCATCTTCCTgttgaaagaaaagaaacagttaAAATCTAGTCacttttttggagggtggggggagggaaggtgcgGGAGTCAGTACATTCAAACTCCAGACAGCCTTGACTTTCAAACAGCAATTAACCAGAATTTTTGACCACTCTAAAAAGTCCTGTGCAGTTATTCTTGCAGGATGGGTTGAAAAGCTcatgttttctccctcctccatatGGAAATAGGTAAGGCTGGATAAAGTTTGATCTCCATGTTATTGCTGGGACATATGCTGGATGAAAATTGATAGAACTATTTGTTAGTGAATATTGAAGAGACTGCTAAGGGTGCCCAGAGCTTTGAATAGGCAGTCTTAAAGAGTAGTAAAAGTCTAAGTAAATAATTTACAAGATTAAAAAGTTCAATGAagagattaaataaaatacaatttacaTACTAACAAGAATATTGCTCAGCAGATCTTAGTTGCCGCATCTAAAATCAAGCACCTTATGTGTCTACGTGCATAACATCCAAAGCCTTCCCCACTGTTTGTCTAAAAGGCAGTTTAATGTAACTTAATAACAAAAGCCAAATGTGGTTAATAAATTAATTATAACAAATGAAACAGTGCAACATTCCCAGTTACTCGGTGAGAATTAATTCCAAACTTTAAATCACTGGAGACTGTGAGAGTAGCAGAGGTGAGGTCATCCCTAGCACTCCCAAAATGAGGACACATTCACAGAAAAAAGTCAGCAATAGTCCAGAGTAAAGTGTATATAATAGGTGAAACCCAGGAAAACTGGATTCATAAAAAAGCTATTTATGGAATAAGGTTAAAACCGGCACTCAAATACCCAGTAACTCACTAATAAAAATCAGTTTGCCAAAAGAAAAACAGGCTTTTGGATGAACGGGCATATAACACAAACAGATCAATTTTCCTCATTTTTGCCAATGAGTTCCCTAAAGGTATCCATCTCCAACTCAAAGGCAATACTTGTCCCCCACACACCACCTAAGTACACTAAAATCATTGCTCAAGTTGCAAGAACTGTTACCACCTACACAAACTCCCCTCTGAAAAACGTAGCAGCAGACTGTATAGAGTGTCAATAACTCCTTAACATTTATCAACAAGATAAATTCAATGCTATTCCTAAACAGGATTTCCTAATTGGATCTATTCAACTCCttgatttggaaaaaaatgtgttctCACCTCTCCTTCTTCtccctcatcatcatcttcatcttcTTCCCCCTCAtcttcatctccttcttcatcaaTATCCTCCAACCCTTCTTCCTCTTCATCATcgtcatcatcttcctctccttcaCCTTCTTCATCATCCATATCAGGAACCTTAATTAGAAACACATATACAATGTTACTGCATTGATCAAATTAATTCTGACATAGCCACAAGAACACTGTTACAAACAGCTCAACTCTACACGTACCAAGTAGTATTGTAATGGATTTGGCCAGATGTCATCTTTGATGACTTCTCCTAGTTCATCAGCACCTGCATCAGAGTGGTCAGTGAACCAGGTAAAGAAACTTTCTGGTTCTTCATGCTGCCTCTTTCTACTGGCCTTGTTCTGTGTCTGGCTTGAGCGCTTTGTCAGGTCCTgaaaaagaagagaaagttaAGAATTTTCCTGAAAGAATTTCCTGACAATGTTTCACAAGATGCGTTTGGAGACCTGCTTATCTACGCAACCACATACTACTTGTTCTTTTTCAAGGAGAGGTGTGTAAGAGACAAAATTATACAGAGCCCCAAGGGCATGTACCAGTTGACACCACATAGCTAGGAGTTTCGGCTACCATTTCTCATGAATAGTGCCAGTGGTAGTAAAAAAGCCCTCAATTTTAAGTGTTTTTGCTACTCAGAATGCAAGTTTTCACTCTTTATTTCTAGCTTTCTCTACTGAAATACTGACAATTCAAAAAGACTACCTATTGACCTTTTTAATGTTCCCAGCCACACAGTGGCAAAGGTATGACTCAAACCATTTACTGAAATGCTAATTTCAAGACTTGTTAGAACTATTTAAATGCTAACATTAAGCACAAGCAATTTAAGAAGCTCTCAAATAGCCCGCGCCGCAGTTCCTATTGAccaggaacagcgaactgcagcgactgggagctgcgggcggctgtgcctgcggacagttaatgtaaacaaactgtcttgcggcccaccagcggattaccctgacgggttGCGTGTGGTCCGCGGGCTGCCCATCACTCCTATAGGCCTTTTTATAAGACATTGTCTTAACACTCCCCTCTTGCTTTTCTCTCCCCCTAGGATGGACTCATCCTTTGTTTTCTTCATAAACTAGATTAAGGATTTAAGTCTTTTATCCTTGGAGTTTTCCCCTTTTAAAATTTCCTATTTCTCCTTTGTAGCAAtcgcaagggggaaaaaaccacacaACTCACTTTTTAAGCTACTACAACATATTCACTAGCAAGAGGATATAATGAGTTAATCTCACCCCTTTTGAGACCAATACCTCTGTCGTGTCCTGTCTTATACACCTGGAAAACAGATGACTATCCAGAGGTAACTCTGGACCTTTTACTTCGCCACTTAATGTGTACAGACTTCTAGCTGCTGCTTTGTTGAGACACTTTGCACCCAAGATATACTTGCTTATGCAATGTTATGGACAGCAATAACTCAGCTTGTTTTAATAATTAGCTGAATGGTCATAAGGTACTGCAAGATGTAAGTTATTGCTGGAAGACCCCAGAACAGCAGAGGAAAATACTAACATTTTGACTGACGTGTGATGCAATTTTCCAACAAATCCAACTATGACATTCAAATTGACTCATTTGCAGCATTGTAGTTTACTTTTGTGAGGTGCAGGAAATGAGCTCCTAATTCAGAAGTTCCACAAGATGTACATGTAACTTATGAACTACAAAGAAAGCATTAACTATATAGATGGCAACTGGCAAATGCTAGAAAAACAACTCGGATAAAAAGATTTGCTAGTTTCTTTATAAAGACCAAGTGGCCACCCAAGCTTTTAGCATaatattgaaattggaaaggTAGTTGTAATCTGAAGTTTAAATTAGGCCTTGTTTACAATGAGAACTGTAGCACTGATGTTAGATCAACTGTGGGAGAATTCCCTAAAAAGGTTGGGAGTGCTAGTAtggatttgttttctttttaaaccataCACTTCACTGATTTTTAGGCCTACTCTGAGCAGTTGAACTGACATGCTTGTAGAAATACTGACAACTGGCCTTCACTAGCACTTCCACTGGTGTGCAACAAAGTGAGAGAATTAACTACAAGCCTCAGCTTAGATGCAGCCTCACTATATCCTTGGGCTTCATCCAGCAggaatggagtgtgtgtgtgtgtgttttttgtttttgcatcaAAGCACAGAGACAGTAAAGCACCTAGCACTCACTGCCACTGTTTGAAGTGGAGCAATTATTTAATTCTTCCCCGCCCCCAGTAAAGATACATGCCTTCCCAGATTTCCATTTGATCTCAGTTGATTTTGAAGATGGATCTCCACTCTCATTCAGATGAAACTCTTTGGAGAGAACTTTATTTTCAAAGTATGGATTCTCGTCAAAATACTGTAGAGTGGAAAGAATAAAGTTAGGATTGTATACTTATCTATAGCATACCAGATATGTTAACTAAAAGATGTTAAGTACTACAAG
This window encodes:
- the SET gene encoding protein SET isoform X1, whose amino-acid sequence is MSAPAAKVSKKELNSNHDGADETSEKEQQEAIEHIDEVQNEIDRLNEQASEEILKVEQKYNKLRQPFFQKRSELIAKIPNFWVTTFVNHPQVSALLGEEDEEALHYLTRVEVTEFEDIKSGYRIDFYFDENPYFENKVLSKEFHLNESGDPSSKSTEIKWKSGKDLTKRSSQTQNKASRKRQHEEPESFFTWFTDHSDAGADELGEVIKDDIWPNPLQYYLVPDMDDEEGEGEEDDDDDEEEEGLEDIDEEGDEDEGEEDEDDDEGEEGEEDEGEDD